The DNA segment GAGTCACCATGCCCAGCCCCAGGGATCCTCCCAGCAAATACCACCTGCTGCCGCCTCAGCTGTAACCATCCCCTCTCCTCTGTCACCACAGTGGGCAACGGCCTGGTGGCTGGCAGCTATGGCTCATCCAGTTCCGGCTCCGGCTCCGACTCCGAGGAGCCCCCTGAGGGCCAGCCAGCCAAGGCTACAGTGGCAACAGCGGCAGTCACCCCCACCAGCCCGGCGGGCAGCAGTGGTCTTATCACACAGGAGGGCATGCACATCCCCTTCGATGTCCAGCACGTGGAGAGCCTGGCTGAGCAGGGCACCCCTCTGTGCCCCAACCCAGTCAGCAGCGGGCCCGAAGCCCTGGAGACAGTCGTGTGCGTGCCAGTGCCCGTGCAAGTGGGCCCGGGCCCTGGCACCCTCTTTGAGAATGTGCCCCAGGAGGCACTGGGTGAGGTGGTGGCCAGCTGTCCCATGCCAGGCATGGTGCCCGGTTCACAGGTGATCATCATTGCCGGCCCCAGCTACGATGCCCTCACGGCCGAGGGCATCCACCTCAACGTGGCAGCGGGCAACGGTGCCCCGGGAGGGGGCCTGGGCGACGAGGTACCCTGCGCCATGATGGAGGGTGTGGCGGCCTACACTCAGACACAGCCCGAGGGCAGTCAGCCCAGCACCATGGACACCACCGCTGTGACAGGCATTGAGACCAAGAAAGGTCTGGGGGGCCGCGCCAGACCGGGGTGGGCACCGCGGTGGGACCTGGGAAGGGGAGGGCGAGGCGTGGCCCCAGAGCAGGCTTCTCGACAGCCTTCGTCCCCACGGACGCCCACCCTGTGTCCACCCCCGTAGAGAAGGAGGACCTATACGTGCtcaagaaggaggagaaggaggagccggtggccccagagctgggagagcTGGCCGCGACGGTGCCTGAGAGCGCAGAGCCGGAGGCAGAGGCGGACGGGGAGGAGCTGGACGGCAGCGACATGTCAGCCATCATCTATGAAATCCCCAAGGAGCCCGAGAAGTGGGTGCTGGGGTGGGCGGGGGCAGGGACGAGGAGCAGCCCTCGGGCCTGCAGCCCACCTGGTGTCAGAGCCCCAACGCCATGGGCCCCTTCCCCTCCAGGAGGCGGAGGAGCAAGCGGTCACGAGTGATGGATGCTGATGGCCTGCTTGAGATGTTCCACTGCCCCTATGAGGGCTGCAGCCAGGTCTATGTGGCCCTAAGCAGCTTCCAGGTGAGGCCACCACCTAAGCGGGGCCAGCTTCTGTGCCTGGCTGCTTGGGCATGGGGGTCTGGGCATTGTGGCTCATGGAGGACCCCACCCAGACCCTCCAGGTGCCAATGGCCTGCCTCCCAAGTACCCACCCAGCCCCCACTGATATCAGCCACAGAGGAAGGCATCACCTCTGTTCCTTACCCCCCTGCTCTCTAGCCCACCCATCCTGCCTCCTCAACCAGCCATGGCCTCTCTCTGCACACCCCGGCTGGCTACCCAGTCCTGGCTGAGTGGTTCCCCACACACTCCCCCTCTTCATGCCACCTCAACTCAGGAATTCCTGTCTTTGCCCAAGCAACCCTGTCAGTTTGGGAGGCTTCCTTTCTAAGCTCAACTCAGGACGTCCCTCCACTGGGAAGCCCACCCTCATCCCCCAGGACTTGCGGGGCCTGTGTGCCCCAGGTCAGTGCACTACCAGGACATCCCTGCAGTTGGCCCTCTGGAGTCTGGACAGGGTGTCCTGAGAGCAAAGACAGAGTTCTATCATGTCCCCACTCCTGGCACAAGACACTGCATCAGAAGAACTTTGAATTTGCCGAGTCACTTTTGCATTAAGCACATGCTGAGCACCTAGCAGGTGCCAGGCCTGGTGCTGGGCACTGGAGCTCCAGTCGGGCTAGTGAgttaaagaatgaaagaatgaaggaatggaTGACTTGGGggctccctgctccagcccctggggGCAGCTTAGCATCACAGTGCAAAGAGCCACCGTGGGGCTGACAGCCCTGGACTGCAGACCTAGCCCTGCCACTGCCCACCTGTGAGATGGGTCAAATACTGGGGAGGTAATTGACCAAGCCTCcagagcctcggtttccccatccaCAAACTGGGCTAATGGCTGGGCCCCTTCTCAGGGTTATGACAAGTTTGACTGATGCCCCAGGCCAGAGTCTGgctgtagtaggtgctcagttaaacTGCTGTTTGACCCCAGTTGTGCCCTTGGGCACCAGCTCAGAGCTGGGAGTCTCTCCCAAGGGCAAAGgcacccctcttccctcttccagggAGGCCAGCCCTAGCCAACCTTCATCTGTTCCTCCCAATGGGATAGCTGCAGAGGTGGGCTGGTGGCACCCACAGCCCCATTCCTTCCCCTCTTGCCCCCAGAACCATGTCAACCTCGTGCATCGGAAAGGGAAGACCAAAGTGTGTCCTCACCCTGGCTGCGGCAAGAAGTTCTATTTATCCAACCACCTGCGGCGGCACATGATCATCCACTCAGGTCAggccggggggcggggctggcAGCTTGAGCCGCGGGCacaggggcctgggcctgggagccagggctggggcaggcaaGGTGAAACCCGAGCACAGGACTGGCCCTCTCCGAACCTCTTCCATGTCCACCACAAGGACAGGTGTGAGAGGCAGAAGTAAAGCAGTTGATTTGGTGCCCAGTGGGCACCTCCCCAGTAGTTAGTAA comes from the Camelus dromedarius isolate mCamDro1 chromosome 27, mCamDro1.pat, whole genome shotgun sequence genome and includes:
- the ZNF653 gene encoding zinc finger protein 653; this encodes MAERAPEPEAEAEAEAGAGGEAAAEEGAAGRKARGRPRLTESDRARRRLESRKKYDVRRVYLGEAHGPWVDLRRRSGWSDAKLAAYLISLERGQRSGRHGKPWEQVPKKPKRKKRRRRNVNCLKNVVIWYEDHKHRCPYEPHLAELDPTFGLYTTAVWQCEAGHRYFQDLHSPLKPLSDSDPESDKVGNGLVAGSYGSSSSGSGSDSEEPPEGQPAKATVATAAVTPTSPAGSSGLITQEGMHIPFDVQHVESLAEQGTPLCPNPVSSGPEALETVVCVPVPVQVGPGPGTLFENVPQEALGEVVASCPMPGMVPGSQVIIIAGPSYDALTAEGIHLNVAAGNGAPGGGLGDEVPCAMMEGVAAYTQTQPEGSQPSTMDTTAVTGIETKKEKEDLYVLKKEEKEEPVAPELGELAATVPESAEPEAEADGEELDGSDMSAIIYEIPKEPEKRRRSKRSRVMDADGLLEMFHCPYEGCSQVYVALSSFQNHVNLVHRKGKTKVCPHPGCGKKFYLSNHLRRHMIIHSGVREFTCETCGKSFKRKNHLEVHRRTHTGETPLQCEICGYQCRQRASLNWHMKKHTAEVQYNFTCERCGKRFEKLDSVKFHTLKSHPDHKPA